From a single Shewanella denitrificans OS217 genomic region:
- a CDS encoding 4a-hydroxytetrahydrobiopterin dehydratase → MNALTSMKCEACQADAPKVSDQELAELIRLIPDWGVEVRDGIMQLERVYKFKNFKLAMAFTNKLADAAEEEGHHPGILTEWGKVTVTWWSHSIKGLHKNDFIMAAKTDQLLD, encoded by the coding sequence ATGAACGCGTTAACCAGCATGAAGTGTGAAGCTTGCCAAGCCGATGCGCCTAAGGTGTCTGATCAAGAATTAGCCGAACTTATTCGTTTGATCCCAGATTGGGGCGTCGAAGTCCGCGACGGCATAATGCAACTTGAACGAGTCTATAAGTTTAAGAACTTTAAACTTGCCATGGCATTCACTAACAAGCTTGCCGATGCCGCAGAAGAAGAAGGGCATCATCCAGGGATATTGACTGAGTGGGGCAAGGTGACAGTGACTTGGTGGTCACATTCAATTAAGGGCCTGCATAAGAATGATTTCATCATGGCTGCCAAGACAGACCAGTTGTTAGATTAA
- the phhA gene encoding phenylalanine 4-monooxygenase — protein MATKYISHTPDANGVIDYSPEENHIWQRLYERQVTNMPGRACDAYMQGLDALNMSKDSIPQLGDIDKVLLEATGWKTAAVPALIPFGRFFELLANKEFPVATFIRSEEEFDYLQEPDIFHEIFGHCPLLTNPAFAHFSHMYGKLGLAATKEERIFLARLYWFTIEFGLVQGKGEPLNIYGGGILSSPGETLYALSDDPERKPFDLLEVLRTPYRIDIMQPIYYVIESVDYLDEIANMDIMAYVAKAQELGLLPAKFAPKVKAS, from the coding sequence ATGGCGACAAAATACATTTCCCATACCCCAGATGCTAATGGTGTTATTGACTATAGCCCTGAGGAAAACCATATTTGGCAGCGACTCTATGAGCGCCAAGTGACCAATATGCCAGGCCGCGCCTGTGATGCTTATATGCAGGGTTTAGACGCGCTGAATATGTCAAAAGACAGCATTCCCCAGTTAGGTGACATAGATAAGGTGCTACTTGAGGCCACAGGTTGGAAGACTGCTGCCGTGCCGGCACTTATTCCTTTTGGGCGTTTTTTTGAGTTACTGGCCAATAAAGAATTTCCGGTGGCGACCTTTATTCGCAGCGAAGAAGAGTTCGATTACTTGCAAGAGCCTGATATATTTCATGAAATATTTGGACACTGCCCCTTATTAACCAACCCAGCGTTCGCTCATTTTTCCCACATGTATGGCAAGCTAGGTCTTGCGGCAACCAAGGAAGAACGTATTTTTCTCGCGCGTCTGTATTGGTTCACCATAGAATTTGGCCTAGTGCAGGGTAAGGGCGAGCCGTTAAATATTTATGGCGGCGGTATCTTAAGCTCACCTGGGGAAACCTTGTATGCCTTAAGCGATGACCCAGAACGCAAGCCCTTTGATTTACTCGAAGTACTGCGTACCCCATATCGTATCGATATTATGCAGCCCATATATTATGTGATTGAATCTGTTGATTATCTTGATGAGATAGCCAACATGGACATCATGGCCTATGTGGCCAAAGCACAAGAACTTGGCTTACTGCCCGCGAAATTTGCCCCAAAAGTGAAAGCGAGTTAA
- the galU gene encoding UTP--glucose-1-phosphate uridylyltransferase GalU codes for MKTHLVRKAVIPVAGLGTRMLPATKAIPKEMLPIVDKPLIQYVVSEAIAAGIKEIVLVTHASKNSIENHFDTSFELEAQLERRVKRQLLDAVQSICPKDVTVISVRQSQAKGLGHAILCAKHVVGDNPFAVLLPDVLVDEASCDLRRDNLAKMVSLFDETQVGQIMVEGVDHAVVDQYGIADVNGHDLKPGESKPLIALVEKPSIDEAPSNLAVVGRYVLPAEIWPLLAKTPAGAGDEIQLTDAIAMLMQQQTVNAYAMEGKSHDCGNKQGYMRANVEYALRHAEIGCDFSQYLKALVKER; via the coding sequence ATGAAGACTCATCTCGTTCGTAAGGCTGTCATCCCTGTTGCTGGCCTTGGCACTCGCATGTTACCGGCCACTAAGGCCATTCCCAAAGAAATGCTGCCCATAGTGGATAAGCCACTCATTCAATACGTGGTATCTGAAGCTATTGCCGCCGGCATTAAAGAAATCGTGCTGGTGACCCATGCCAGTAAAAACTCCATCGAGAACCATTTCGACACCAGTTTTGAGCTAGAAGCCCAATTAGAGCGGCGGGTAAAACGTCAGCTATTAGATGCGGTGCAATCGATTTGCCCCAAAGATGTGACTGTGATCAGCGTGCGTCAATCCCAAGCTAAGGGCCTAGGCCACGCTATTTTGTGCGCTAAACACGTGGTGGGTGATAATCCCTTCGCGGTATTGTTACCGGACGTATTAGTGGATGAGGCTAGCTGCGATCTTCGCCGTGATAACCTTGCCAAGATGGTCAGCCTGTTCGATGAAACACAAGTGGGCCAAATCATGGTTGAAGGTGTTGACCATGCTGTGGTTGATCAATACGGCATTGCCGATGTGAATGGTCACGATCTCAAGCCGGGTGAATCCAAGCCACTCATCGCGCTTGTTGAAAAGCCAAGCATAGATGAAGCGCCATCAAACCTCGCGGTTGTGGGCCGCTATGTACTCCCAGCTGAAATTTGGCCCTTATTAGCCAAGACCCCTGCGGGCGCCGGCGATGAAATTCAGCTCACCGACGCCATCGCCATGTTAATGCAGCAGCAAACCGTCAATGCCTATGCCATGGAAGGCAAGAGTCATGATTGCGGCAATAAACAAGGCTATATGCGCGCCAATGTGGAATACGCCCTGCGTCACGCTGAAATCGGCTGTGATTTTAGTCAATACCTTAAAGCCTTAGTCAAGGAGCGCTAA
- the galE gene encoding UDP-glucose 4-epimerase GalE, which produces MTILVTGGAGYIGTHTVVELLNAGQEVIIIDNLSNSCLEALKRVETITGKTMSFYQGDILNKPLLQKIFTDNKIDSVIHFAGLKAVGESVQKPLKYYETNVTGTLVLCEVMAEFKVKNLVFSSSATVYAETLKLPITEDFPLGASNPYGRSKLMVEEILNDLYISDNSWNIARLRYFNPVGAHESGLIGEDPNDIPNNLMPFIAQVAVGKREKLHIFGDDYPTHDGTGVRDYIHVVDLAKGHLLALNKLATKPGLVTYNLGTGKGGSVFDMLKAFESACGKPIAYQVSPRRAGDLACYYGDPSLALAELGWQAKYNLDDMAASSWHWQSTNPNGYRSR; this is translated from the coding sequence ATGACCATTTTAGTGACAGGCGGCGCAGGTTACATAGGCACTCATACTGTGGTCGAGCTGCTGAATGCCGGCCAAGAAGTCATCATAATAGATAATTTAAGTAACTCTTGCCTTGAAGCCCTTAAACGAGTGGAAACCATCACAGGCAAGACAATGAGCTTCTATCAAGGGGATATTCTCAATAAACCGTTACTGCAAAAAATCTTTACCGACAACAAGATAGACAGCGTTATCCACTTTGCGGGTTTAAAAGCCGTCGGAGAGTCGGTGCAAAAACCCCTTAAATATTATGAAACTAACGTTACGGGCACCTTAGTCTTGTGTGAAGTCATGGCGGAATTTAAGGTTAAAAACTTAGTCTTTAGCTCCTCGGCGACCGTGTACGCCGAAACACTGAAACTGCCGATTACTGAAGACTTTCCCTTAGGGGCCAGTAATCCCTATGGCCGTTCAAAGCTCATGGTTGAAGAAATTCTTAACGACCTCTATATCTCTGACAACAGCTGGAATATCGCCCGCCTGCGTTACTTTAACCCAGTTGGCGCCCATGAAAGTGGCTTGATTGGTGAAGACCCCAACGATATCCCCAATAATTTGATGCCTTTTATTGCCCAAGTCGCGGTGGGGAAAAGAGAGAAACTGCACATCTTCGGTGATGACTATCCCACCCATGATGGCACTGGGGTGCGTGACTATATACATGTTGTTGATCTGGCTAAAGGGCATTTGCTGGCACTGAATAAACTCGCCACAAAACCAGGTCTTGTGACCTACAACTTGGGCACAGGTAAAGGCGGCAGTGTGTTTGATATGCTTAAAGCGTTTGAAAGCGCCTGCGGTAAGCCTATTGCTTATCAAGTCAGCCCGAGGCGCGCCGGCGATCTGGCATGTTATTATGGGGACCCAAGCTTGGCACTGGCTGAACTTGGCTGGCAAGCCAAGTATAATTTAGATGATATGGCGGCCAGTAGCTGGCATTGGCAGTCAACCAATCCTAATGGTTATCGTTCACGCTAG
- the napF gene encoding ferredoxin-type protein NapF: MTQGIDQGRRRFFRRQTNDALRPPWVKADIDFTDLCSRCDACIKVCETHIISRGDGGFPEVNFNQDECTFCEKCVSACPEPIFDLHQTAPWAIKAEISSACLTQNGIWCQSCKDACEPRAINFVMAVGQVPKPHIDLDACTGCGACVSPCPADAINVIKPD; encoded by the coding sequence GTGACTCAAGGGATAGATCAAGGGCGGCGACGTTTCTTTCGGCGTCAAACTAACGATGCACTACGGCCACCTTGGGTGAAGGCAGATATCGACTTCACCGATCTTTGTAGCCGCTGTGATGCCTGCATCAAAGTATGTGAGACTCACATCATCAGCCGAGGCGATGGCGGCTTCCCCGAGGTTAATTTCAATCAAGATGAATGCACGTTTTGTGAGAAATGTGTCAGCGCCTGCCCTGAGCCCATCTTTGACCTCCACCAAACGGCCCCTTGGGCCATTAAGGCCGAAATCAGCTCAGCCTGCCTCACCCAAAATGGCATTTGGTGTCAAAGCTGCAAAGATGCCTGTGAGCCTAGGGCCATCAACTTTGTGATGGCAGTAGGTCAAGTGCCTAAACCACATATAGATTTAGATGCCTGCACCGGCTGCGGCGCCTGCGTCTCACCTTGCCCAGCGGATGCCATTAACGTTATCAAGCCAGACTAA